The following DNA comes from Bos indicus x Bos taurus breed Angus x Brahman F1 hybrid chromosome 5, Bos_hybrid_MaternalHap_v2.0, whole genome shotgun sequence.
ACCCCCTTCTGGTACCCAACTCCCTTCCTGTCCCCCAGAGCCCCCCGCCCTGAGGCAAACCGGTTCTTACGTCAGGGTTGTCACAGCCAATCATCTCCCCGTAGGAGACCTGGTGACAAAGGCAATAGGTGGGTTCGTTGGGATCCACAGGCATATCCAACACATCAGAGGGGTGGACACTGCCAAAGGTCACTGAGGGCATCCCATACTCAGGGCTTCTGCGTgccaagagggagagagagtgtcACCTGCAGGAAGGGACGCTACAGCTTGACGCTCAGAGTGGCACGAGGAGGATCCCTGTGGGGCTAGTGGTCTGTGGCTTCCCCTCTGTATCCAGCAGATACCAGAGTGATAGAGAAGGGGGcaaggggcggggcaggggcaaAGAGGAGCCTGTCACTTGGCAGGGTGCTCCCTGACTCACTCACGTGCGCACAAGTTTTAACTTCTTCTGGGCGGCCTTGGGGGCTTCTTCGTCGGAGTTTTTCCCTTTGGAACGAGCACGGGcagctttcttctccttttgagtCCGACCTTCcagggaagagggggaggggcagccagAAGGCAGGGGGACAGAATGATGGGTTAAGGACCCCTCCTCTCCTCCAACGTGGGGGGTCCTCCCTTGGAGCTGAGGGATGGGCTGCTTGCCCCCTCGGAATCTTCGCTCCAACTCTCATGGCCCACCCCCCTCCTCACTCTTTTTGCCTTTGCTGGAAGAGCTGTCATAGTCACTTGACTCAATCTGCTTCTCCTTCAGATCAGCCTCAAAGCGGGCCAGGTCTGTGTCCAGTCGCCGAATGTGTTTGTCCACctgggtgggaaggaaggaaggagaaggaagagctaCCAGGCTGGTTCCAGTAAAAGCAAACAGGCTAAGGCAGAATCCATGTATCTCCCAGACCCCAAACAGATTCCAGCACACTAAAGGAGGGGTGGAGGACCCCGAGGAACAGACGGGAGGTAGTGGGGAGCCATGGGTAGGGCCATACCATCTCATAGGTCTGCATGGCAAGCTGCACCTTGTCATCACCAAACTCCTTGCACTTGCCATAGGCTTCCTGGATCTGTCTCAGAAGGGCCAATTTTTCCTCGGAGCTCCGGCTGCGGGCACTACTCATATATTCACTGGCCAACTTGTCAATTTCAGCCTTTAGGTCTACAACAGAGACAGGGCTGGTCACAATGGCCCCCGAGTGGCAACGTTAAACATACTTCTTCCTCTTGCTCCTCGGACCTTTTGCATTGACCATCATAACCTTTGAATTAAAACACACTCAACATTCCTAGGTACTGTGCCACATACTCAAGTGATGCAACATGGCCACAACATGCGTTCTGACGGCACCTTTGATTGCTGGAAACGTTGCTAGCATAGTTGAAACTGGACTTATGGAAACACAAGGAAGGATTCTTTGCATGCTGCACTAACGCAAAGTACGTTTCTGTTGATGTCTAAAGATGCTTCTTTGCACGGCTTGCTGTTTCTTAAACCATGACCTCTGTCTCAAAAGCCATCTGGTTTCTCGTCTCAGAAACATTCTGTGATAGCTCTGAGAGCTGCAGACCAGGCCGAGTCATCTGCTGCTGCTCTTGACTTCCAGGGTCTGTACATCTACATCTCAGTATTGAAAATTAGGCCAGAGTTCACTCATGGAACAGTTCTTCTGCTTACTGTCCACCCTGCTTGGTTCATCATTTGCAACTTGCGAATATTCtccatcacttttttttcctgtgtgttcATTTTAGATATTGCTCCAAACATTTTACTAGGGGAAGGCTGGTGATGCCCCCGAACACTGAGACCATAGATGCCTACTGCCTAATACTATAGCACTCAGAGAAAATGTGGATGGAGACAAAAGCATGACTCCCAACATGGTGTAGCAACAAGTAACCACAGCGAAGACCTGTGAGCATACTAGGTTTATGCTCTGCTTTATTCCAGGCCCTTGAAGGAAGGTGGAAAAACATGTATGTGGTTCAGTTGTCTCAATGGGTCTTTCTGGGTATGAACTCAAGAGCcaaaactatattacaaagcaagGAGCTGGTGTTTGGCATTCAGCAGGGAAGTTCTCAGGGGCCTATGTCAAGGATCTTAGATGATATTCATTTGTCCATGAGCAAACTGACCCAGAGTAACTTAAATCACAGCTTTAGGCATTCTAACACTCCTGGGCAGGGATACATAAGCATACACCTACATATCCTTCAGCAAGCATGGACGATAGCGCCAACAGAGACCTTCGACTATGAGAGACAAACTCGCCCACTGCAGTGTAGCCTCAAGCTCCAAGTAAATGTCTCAATGCAGCCAAACTTAATCAATGTCCAAGGACGGCCACAGATGGCACCCAATGCTTCTGTAAGGTTGAAGAATATAGTGTAGAGATTCTGATGTTAATTGctgcttttcctccttttttttccccctctttctttttaaCATCTCCTCATGCAGCAAAGCTGCTGTGTACCAATGTGAGCTGTAGTCTAAAGCCACACTGAATTTTGTGACAGTAATGTTAACAGCCCAGTGGAGTAGAAACATTCTAATCAGTCTTCCTACAAACATATCGAACATGGAGAACAGAAATGAGTCCAGGGTTgactttgatttttctcatttttcctgaGGGAGATATAAAGAGCACAGCATCTCTAAATCCTTGTACCATTGTCACAATACTCCACGAGTTATGAAAAAGCTAACACAGAAACACAGGTCATCATTACTCTCCTTTTAAGAATTgcaagagaatgaaagagaagacaAGCAATCTAGATCAGACCAGGTGATAGGGTAACACCAAACAGGAGGAGAGACGACCACACATACTCACTCGGCACCGGGCCCCTTACTCTGCACATACCCTCTGTTCTTTGGTCCAGGTCCCTCATGAGCTGGAAGTTTCTCTGCAGTTCAAAGGGCAGGTTTTCAATACCTGGGGAGAAGAGGAGAAACTAAGACTCCCTGGACTTCCTAAGCCCTATAGCTGCTtttgggggattccctggtggctcagatggtaaagaatctgctggaatgtgggatacctgggttcaattcctggatcggaaagatctcctgtagaagagaatggtaacccactccaggattcttgcctggagaacttcatggacagaggagcctggcaggctacagtccgtggggttgtaaagagtcagacacgactgagtgactaacacacacacacacaaaccctgtAGAGTCaggcgactaacacacacacacacacacacgcacacacacacacgatagctgcttttaaaaaacaggtcCAAAGAGCACTTGGTTATCCCTCCTTCAAACCGTTAGATTATCTGTGACAGCACTCATCATTCCTTTCTCAGGAGGAgccatgtctgtctgtctccacaCCTAGCTCCCCATCTCTGCACAGCTTTGTGTCCACCCTCCCCGCTTCAGTAACTTTACAAATCAGCCCTTCCCTCTCCATGCCCtcgggagttccctggtggtacagtggctaagactccatgctcctaatgcagggggctcgggttcaatccctgctcagggaactagataccacatgctgcaatgaaacatcccacatgctgcaactaagacctggcacagccaaataaatacttttttttttaatatatatataaaaagatctCTTTGCCCTCAACTTACAAATACCCTCCTGGTACCCTCCAAtgatcacacacacacttccaatCTGCTCTCCAAACAGTAGCcagaatgttctttttaaaaatgcaaatctgatcaaGTCTCTCCTGTTTATAAACCTCCAGTCACTTCCACGGCAATATTCCCAAATCCTACTCTGCACTTTCTGGCCCTTGCTGCACACCAGACCTCACTCAGGTCAGTCTCTGTCTATGTGCTCTCTGCTCTGTCACACTGGCCTTCTCTGAGTGCCTCGAGCTTGCCAGTGCTCTTCCAGACACTTGGCTTTCTGCACACTGCTCTCTCTGCCCAGGATGCCCTGCCCCGTCTCTTTCACCCCACTTCCACTATCCCTCTTGGCCTACTgaacttctgttcatttttcaaaGTTCAGCTCAACCCTGACTGCCCCAGACTCCAACAAGTGCCTTGGGTTATGCTGTCATGCTATTCTATGGCTACCCTTTGGCAGGGTAGATACTTTGGGGGCACTTATccaatataattaaataagtaaTTATGTAATTAGTTATATGGTATGTCTCCCCAGCTCTCCAGAAGGGTTAGATATGTCTGTCTTCTTCTCTCCTATTTCCCTAGTGTTCAGAACTATGACATGCATACAGAGGATcctcaataaataattgaatataaaGGCACGAATACTTACGTTtctctcataaaaaaaaaattctctttccaTGACTCcactttcaaacttttaaaatgcattcaatGCTTTAACCTATAGACTCGGGTTCACCATCAGTTTACTAAGATTAAGTCACCACTGAGTTACCAAATCAAATAATCTAATTACTAGTTCTATCCCCCCAAAAATGTTTGCAGCATTCTCACCATCTTCTTGCCTATATGTAACTTCCTATTAAGATTCCAAATGTCCTCACACACTTTCAAGTAATTTCATCACTGGCATTCCCTTAGCCAGTCCCTTAAATGTTACTATTTTCTTGAGCTTACACTTAAGTTAAtcctattattttctcacttACTTTCTCTGAATGATCTCCATCTCATTTACTCTTACCGACTCCTGAATTTCCTATCTTGTTGATGATATATGTCTACCTCACTTCCCAAACAGGAAATCGAGAAGTCACCTTagattcctcctcctctctcaacCACTCATTCAGTCAATTCTGTTATATTTACCTCCTAAATACTTCTGTCACTCTTTGAGATCAGGTCCTCATCTCTGACCAGAACTGTTATTACTAATTAATCTTGTATTACCAGGGTCATCATGCTCCAATTTACCATACATCAATtactttcctttattaaaaaaaaaaattgctccatTCAGAAAATCCGTTGGTTCCTCACTATTTAGAGTGCAAGCTTCTTAGCCTGCCTTTAAAGACCATGCACAACCCAGCCCCAGCTACATTCTCCAGTGTCATTTCCCAATCTTTCACCTCCGAGTTCTACACATCAAACACTCTGGCCTCATCTTTCCCTGATCTTGCCACAAACCCATCAGAACACATTGGCTGATGCTTCCCCCAACCTTCAATCCCCTCTCACTCTCCACACCGGCAAATAAACACTCGACCTTCAAGATTCTTCACATTCTCTGTAAAGTTTTACCTACACCTCCAGGTAAACTAGTCTCTCTTTCTCCAGTGTTACCAACTGTCCGTTTAATGtatttctgttatttcatttGTCACACTTCTATAATTATTTATTAGAATCTGTGTCCTACTAGTCTATGAGCACCTTGAGGGGAAGGTCTGTGTGGTATTCATTCTTGTATACCCCCAGTACCTGCCATTATGTCTGACCCACAGAAGGACCTCAATAAACGAATGAATGACTCCCAACGCTAAGGCAAAAGAGAATAGGGTGACAGGCTCTGTGAAGGGCCACACAAATGCCACACAAATGGCATAAACAGAACACCAAATTTCCATCTGATGGGAACTGCGTCTTTACTCCAAGAGGAGAAGCCTTTCAGTCCATCATCTGACAGTGGTCACTCGTAACCCCCTATCCCCATGAGAAGACGCGTCTTCGAAAGAACTGGGCGGAGAACCGCGAGCAGATCTTTGTCGCTGCTCCAATGGCAGTGGATGATATACTAAAATGACCGATTCAGAACGACTTTAAGAAAAAGATTATCCTGAGGCCGGAGACCCTGAAGACAGGGGCAGCAAATATCTTCCAGGTTATGCCTACCAGCACTTCAAGAGCCGTCCCCCAGCCCCGCCGAGCAGCCCCTCCCTCTTCTACACCTCAGAGCGAGGCCTCGACCCCGCTGCCCCGCCCCCTATTTCTTCACACACTCCAGTAATTTCTCTCACGCAACCCTTCACGATTGTGACTTTCTGACCATCGGGACTTCAGGGCCATAGAGCTCCTCAGCCCgaacccccacccctacccctctGTAACCCCTGACCCGCTCCTCCAGCCTGCTCTTACTGTCCAGATAATGTTCCAAATACATCCCCGCAGCCATCttgaagcaaaacaaagcaaCTTCCGCTCCGCCCCGGAAGTGACTGAACGCAACGGGCGCCGAAGCGGTCTTCCACCCGCGTCCGGGAGCCCTTCCGCCCTCAAGGGTAACTTCCGCCCTCACGAGGTCAATTTCCGGTCTGAATACAGCACCCGTCGAATCGCCTCCTCCTGGCGAAGACACTCGTCCCTGGCGGGGCGGCCGAGCGCGGGGCCGGCGGCGGCGTTGGCTGAGGGCGCCATTTTGCGTCCTCGCTCAAACTTCCGTTCCCTCCAGGAGGGGGACGTGCGGGCGAAGAGACTTGTCTCTTTGGGCTTTTAGTCCACAAAGAGCTGTTTTCAGCAGCCGGGAAATGTGAAGCTGGCGACCAGGGCAGGTGCCTTCTCGAGTCACGGTGCGAGGTGTAAATCCTCCCCGTTTCTGTTCACTCACGCGAATGCCAACTCTCCAGGATTATGTTTTAATGTGGAAACAGCTCATTATTTATAAAGGCCGCTTGTAAGTACAAAGTACTCCTCACAATAAAGCTGCGATTCTCTTCACCTTTTGTAAGGGTTTCTACCACTCCAGGACATTCCCGCTTGCAAAGTGACAGAGTACTGCTTGCTGGCCTTGTCCCCCCGTGTTTGTCTCCCATTTTTACTCGTTTATGTATGATGTTAACTGGCACAGAGCTGTCACAACTGGGCCAGATGGATGCCAGCTATCACCCTGACCCGCGACAAACACAGTGACAAATACACGTCTCATCAGAATGGAAAGCCACCAGGTGCAGACAGGCCACCACACTAGGGACGCAGGTGTCAGCGACCAGAACGGGCGGATGTTGGATATCACTGTCACCCCTAAGCCACACGTTCTTGATAATTATCAATGCCACATGGCAGGTTTTTATGACATTTTCAGCcacataaaatgtttaaaaaagggCAAGGTGAAACTCCAGATATACTACTGAGCAGGTGGTACCATCTGGCCACAAATCTAGATGATGTCCTACCTCAGGAGCAGCAGGCCCTTGGATAATTTAATCTCCACGCCCAGGTCCTTCTCTAAAAAATGACCCTATAGGGTTGTTACTATGAGTGTGAGTATATCCTTTAAGAGCGTAAATTCTGATTGAAATACCTGTGATTAAAGTAGGGCTGATAGTGTCAATTCAACAGTTAGAACAAGGGGAAAAAgcagtaaatattcaggaaacTAACAGACACCACCTACCTGGTCACATGTGGTACATTCATTCCTGTCACACTACAGACTGAGACTCTCTGATGCCCACACAAGGTCCTGTGCCCTCAACCAACAGGCCTTATTTCACTGATTATCCACATCCACCAGGTAACTAGTATGGGTGCCCAGCAGTCCCAGAGACGATGGCCACATTGTTGGACGTGGGAGCTTTGTCACAGCCTTTTCAGTGCTTAAAGACCTTTAATTCTCAAAAAATCTTAAGAGGTGATCTGGCCCAATCCCTTCATTTAACAGCTGTAGCAGCATCACCGCCAACACTGGCTGATAGGAGAGAGTGGGGCTAAAGTCAAGGCTCCCCAAGCATGCACTCCTCCTCAGCACAACCATCCTGTTGTTCTTCAGTCCTGGTGATGGTGTCCACCACTGGAGACCTCTGATGTTAGGTGACACAGCTGAAGTTAGCACTGAGCCCTCAGATCCACAGGTCTTTCCAGGAGACTGTGCTTCCATTTTTTGGATATGGAGCTTCATGGTGTCCTGTTGAACGCATGACTGATACCCTGCTCTCACATACTTGGGCACTTAGTCCTCACCACAGGATTTGTCTGTAAGAACCCTCGTAAACCAAAGTTCCACTTCAGAAATTTCAAGGCTGTGTGGCCTTCTGTGgctagggacacacacacacacacacacggccccGTCGCAGAGCATTCactcttaacacacacacactactgtcAATCCTCCATCCTGGCCTTGAATGCCTCTCCAGATAGCTATTTCCCCCATGCTTATACTCACATCAGTAGCTCCACTGCCTCTGATCCTTTTACACGAATTTATTTCTATACAAGGTTCTAAAAACACCCCTTGGTTTTATACataagtttttccttttttttgtcttcattttaaattgctttataaCAActtgtttcctgattttttttttttcccattttctcttttctcggAAATCtgccatgatttaaaaaaaaaaaaaaaaagaccaaaaaaaaaaaaaaatgttgctggcCAGGAGACAgggtggagaaaaacaaaaaggggacaaaaataaacaaaacatcaaATATGAAAATTCTGAGATAATGCATTTATAAACACAGAAATGGTTACAACAAAGATGGCCGTGatgagtggatatatatatatttatatatatatatttatatataaatccgTGTCCGGCAACTGACCGTGGCACCTAGGGAGCTAAGTCCAGTCTTTGCATTTGCCCTGAACTCTCCCTTCTCTGCAGCAGTCCCTTGTGGGGTTTCTTAAGGAACCCACAGCTCCTTAGGCTGGGGATTGGGAGACAGAGCACAGGGCCTCGGCTGGCAGAGAAGAGGAGAGACTCCAAGGAAAACCATAACCCACACTTCTAAGCCACCTTGACCATTTTGGGGATCTCTGGCCCCTTGGGGACCACATCTCAGCCCTtgatcccccacccccagacctcTTTCCTGTATTAGGTAGAAGTGAAGTGAGGTCATGAGGGAAAGAAAATGGCTCCCAGGGAGAGGGGCACGGGAGGAACCTCTGTTCCTTCGCAGGCAAGAGTAGAACAGGAGGCTGGTTGCATTTAGGACTCCCTCCTCTCTGACATCCGGGAGGGCCAACCTCTAGTCCTCTTATCAGCCCGAGCTTGGAGGATCACGAGGGTGAGGAGAGAGTAAGTGCCCCGCTGGAATAGTCTCTATGAGGTCATAGCAAACCCCTCCCCTGAGCACCAACCCCCAATTTTAAAAGCTATGCTTAGGCAGGGAGGCTGCCGGATTACGCTACCAGCTCAGTACTCCTCTGCCCATCGGGAGGGCTGACGTTCCTTCTGAAGAGGAGCTGAGAATAAGGATGGTATCCTGGGAAGGAAGGCCGCGCCTGAAGCCCAAGGAGGTGGAGCTGTGGCCTGTCAAAGAAGAAGAGGACTTTTCCCACCGGGAGGAGCTGGAGAAAGGAGGGACCGGCTCTTCCTCCCCCTTTTCCCAGTGGCCGGCAGCACAGGTCTCTACGAGCTGGCCAGGTGCTCCACCtggatggtgctggtggtgacgGTGAGGCAGATGTCCTTGTGATGCTCCGCCGTCTTATAGGGCGTCAGGTCAAAGGAACACTGGGGTGGAGGGTTCGGGTTGCtgtccccgccacccccaccctgggggGCTGCCCCAGGGGACTGGAAGTGTGGTGGCTGTGGCTGCTGTTGCTGTGGCTGCTGCGAAGCCTGAGAGGCCTGGGcttgggcctgggcctgggcttgggcctgggcctgggcttgAGCTTGAGCTTGGGcttgggcctgggcctgggcctgggcctgggccaccgctgctgctgccgccgccgcctgcACCTGCTGCTGGAGATCAGGAGGGTTGTGTTTGCGCATGTGTTTCATCAGGTACGTTTCCTGGGGGGAGATGGAAAAGGAGTTgaggggaggaaagaaggggTGTTATTTTGCTTTAAATGGAACAACATGGATACAGAGGTATTCTGGAACCTCACAGGTTCTCCCCTGAAGCCACTTTCAGGGCTCACTACTGGGTGGACAAGAGAGGGGGACCTTTATAGAGTCACCGTGGGCATTCATCTGGCACAGGGAACGCTGTCATTTTCTCCAAGATCTCTTAATGGAACAACTTGAACACCTTTTTCTGGaatctaatgtgtgtgtgtgttaagtcgcttcagtgtcttgactctttgcaaccccatggactgtagtagcccactagactcctctgtccatgggattctccaaacaataatactgtagtgggttgtcatttcctcctcaaggggagcTTCCCGACAAAGGGACAGAACCCACGTGTCTTACAtttcctgcgctggcaggcaggttctttaccacttgcgccacctgggaagccccggagTCTAATGAAGAGGTCTAACTAAAATCTCATCTCTCACAATTTCAAGGTGCTTTCTTTTGTCTTATGTCTAAGGAAAATGAAGAGTCACTGCTGAGCGGTGGACCTAAGCTTAAAGGACCAGGCATCCTCTACATTTCTCAGCTCTGCGTCTTTTCACTTCGGTTCTCTTTCCTGATCCTTCCAAGTTGGAGCAAGGGAGGGGGCGTGGTCACAGGTGCGGTGCAGCACCTTCAGGGGGGTGGGAGGAGTGCTCACCGACGTGTACGCCCGGCTACAGATGGTGCAGGTGTACACCTTGGCATGCTTCACTGTGTGCGTGGACAGGTGCACCTCCAGCGAGGTCGCGTCTGTGTACGCCCGGTGACAATTGTGGCACTTGAAGGGTTTATCTTTGTTGTGCTGCCGCCTGTGGGACTGAGAAAATGGGGAGAAATCAGGATAGATGTGCCAGACtctgccctcctgcctcctcaaCCTTAATGGAAGGCCCTGAGTTTGGCCCCAGGACTCTTGACCTCTGCTTCTGTCCACAGACACTAGAAACCACTTCAGATGAAACCTCAGGAGGCACCAGCTAAAGGAAGCAGCACCCATAGGGCAGCAAGCACCAGGATCCCAAAAGTCAGACTGGCAGCTACGCCGGGGCCATTTATTCAGTGCGGAGATTGCTGGAGCACACCAAGACCTCTCAGGGGGCTGCATAGAGATAACATAATGTCTAATATGGAATAGAATAAATGCAGCACAAAGAGAGTCCCTCCATCTTTCAGTGAGCCAGATGTTACAGAAGGAAGCATAAAAGTAAAACAATGCCattcttctaaattttctttttggt
Coding sequences within:
- the ING4 gene encoding inhibitor of growth protein 4 isoform X1, whose product is MAAGMYLEHYLDSIENLPFELQRNFQLMRDLDQRTEDLKAEIDKLASEYMSSARSRSSEEKLALLRQIQEAYGKCKEFGDDKVQLAMQTYEMVDKHIRRLDTDLARFEADLKEKQIESSDYDSSSSKGKKSRTQKEKKAARARSKGKNSDEEAPKAAQKKLKLVRTSPEYGMPSVTFGSVHPSDVLDMPVDPNEPTYCLCHQVSYGEMIGCDNPDCSIEWFHFACVGLTTKPRGKWFCPRCSQERKKK
- the ING4 gene encoding inhibitor of growth protein 4 isoform X2; this encodes MAAGMYLEHYLDSIENLPFELQRNFQLMRDLDQRTEDLKAEIDKLASEYMSSARSRSSEEKLALLRQIQEAYGKCKEFGDDKVQLAMQTYEMVDKHIRRLDTDLARFEADLKEKQIESSDYDSSSSKGRTQKEKKAARARSKGKNSDEEAPKAAQKKLKLVRTSPEYGMPSVTFGSVHPSDVLDMPVDPNEPTYCLCHQVSYGEMIGCDNPDCSIEWFHFACVGLTTKPRGKWFCPRCSQERKKK